One region of Drosophila subobscura isolate 14011-0131.10 chromosome J, UCBerk_Dsub_1.0, whole genome shotgun sequence genomic DNA includes:
- the LOC117893294 gene encoding LOW QUALITY PROTEIN: RINT1-like protein (The sequence of the model RefSeq protein was modified relative to this genomic sequence to represent the inferred CDS: deleted 1 base in 1 codon): MHAKLSGMELRIATRLNEEIGKDASRLHRANLVVSHYKERLQALSQTLDYEDPQNVSCYKSAFQCQQQVCESIDFELQKLAQFREKLQQKLLECQPTLDAVGEDLQQVRQLQRLSQYLRLVQDVQEISGDLSSSINGKDEDKLVNLYLTLYESNDYEHSVVGRLHAVQAHSLQSYAERTAIYWHKLILTRLSSEFEAVLKSMRWAHMEQQALNYSPTRDTEKAQLLAEYMFLIKSPAEEHAPLQSITPSIVCQPISQVVQLLLAPYRQRFTYHFTGTRQTNRLDKPEWYYTQILNWGKETHFFVGKTFQPAAIRAGKLDYNLRLEFMRGLVQLTIEKLAVDIEQIAQDEILFAHLLDETLAFEAELRETFGYPASFPSAISVITQPMYLLRWISLEERFCAERMDDILMAESPFQLIDPNTFEDDLKIPRCADQFMRLLEAIKDRYYGLIQPGHQLQFLQLQLELIDSFRRRLVQLHSSGDVGSIPVLNAMNYLIMVLREWGENVHYLHLHSALAGPKATEIHSVFDHAVSELEHWSRQLTRNLATRETHEMKARSMNYRHDCWPTMPEHNSKEPFILSSSGGEMFQVLVTMLHNLERELSANLFNQTLRLIARTLDDFMLESMVMNTKFSPAGAAQFNYDMTRNLFALFGQYTRRPELLFKRIHDATKLLTAARGTALLLLETLRSNQSVEEKTKPLKELQVLSLDSRQCIEVLERRVDIKMF; this comes from the exons ATGCATGCAAAGCTGAGTGGGATGGAGTTGCGCATAGCGACGCGCCTAAATGAAGAGATCGGCAAGGATGCCAGCCGGCTGCATCGCGCCAATCTAGTGGTTAGTCACTACAAGGAGCGGCTCCAGGCCTTGTCCCAGACT CTTGACTATGAGGACCCACAGAATGTGTCCTGCTACAAATCTGCCTTCCAGTGCCAGCAACAAGTCTGCGAAAGCATCGACTTTGAGCTGCAGAAACTGGCCCAGTTTAgggagaagctgcagcagaaactgCTGGAGTGCCAGCCCACGCTGGACGCCGTGGGCGAAGATCTGCAGCAAGTACGTCAGCTGCAGCGTCTTTCGCAGTACTTGCGCCTGGTGCAGGATGTCCAAGAGATCAGCGGGGatctgagcagcagcatcaatgGCAAGGACGAGGACAAGCTGGTCAACTTGTATCTCACACTCTACGAAAGCAACGACTACGAGCACAGTGTGGTGGGGCGTCTGCATGCCGTCCAGGCACACTCGCTGCAATCCTACGCCGAACGCACTGCCATCTACTGGCACAAGCTGATCCTCACGCGCCTCTCCAGCGAATTTGAGGCCGTTCTCAAGAGCATGCGTTGGGCGCACATGGAGCAGCAAGCGTTGAACTACTCCCCCACGCGGGACACCGAAAAGGCACAACTGCTGGCGGAGTACATGTTCCTCATCAAATCCCCTGCCGAAGAGCACGCTCCCCTGCAGAGCATCACGCCGAGCATTGTCTGCCAGCCCATTAGCCAGGTGGTGCAGCTTCTGCTGGCGCCCTATCGGCAGCGTTTCACGTATCACTTCACGGGCACCCGCCAGACAAATCGATTGGACAAGCCCGAATGGTACTACACACAGATTCTCAACTGGGGCAAGGAGACTCACTTCTTTGTGGGCAAGACATTCCAGCCAGCAGCGATAAGAGCCGGTAAACTGGACTACAATCTGAGG CTTGAATTCATGCGCGGTTTGGTGCAGTTGACCATTGAAAAACTGGCCGTGGACATTGAGCAGATTGCCCAGGATGAGATTCTGTTTGCTCACCTGCTGGATGAGACCTTGGCCTTTGAGGCGGAGCTGCGTGAGACGTTCGGCTATCCGGCC AGTTTCCCCAGCGCCATTTCCGTCATCACACAGCCCATGTATCTGCTACGCTGGATTTCCTTGGAGGAGAGAT TCTGTGCGGAGAGAATGGATGACATACTGATGGCGGAGTCGCCCTTCCAGTTGATTGATCCAAACACCTTCGAGGATGACTTGAAGATACCGCGGTGTGCCGATCAGTTTATGCGACTGCTGGAGGCGATCAAGGATCGATATTATGGATTGATTCAACCGGGACACCAGCTGCAGTTCCTGCAGCTACAGCTCGAGCTGATCGACAGCTTTCGGCGGCGTCTGGTGCAGCTGCACAGCAGCGGCGACGTGGGCAGCATTCCCGTGCTGAATGCCATGAACTATCTGATCATGGTGCTGCGCGAGTGGGGGGAGAATGTGCAttatctgcatttgcattcagcTCTGGCGGGCCCCAAAGCGACGGAGATCCATTCCGTGTTTGACCATGCCGTTTCCGAGCTGGAGCATTGGTCGCGGCAGCTAACGCGGAACCTGGCCACGCGCGAGACACACGAAATGAAGGCCAGGTCGATGAACTATCGCCATGACTGCTGGCCCACTATGCCGGAACACAACTCCAAGGAGCCCTTCATACTCTCTTCCAGTGGCGGCGAGATGTTCCAGGTGCTGGTCACCATGCTCCACAATCTGGAGCGTGAACTGTCCGCCAATTTGTTCAATCAGACGCTGCGACTGATTGCCCGCACACTCGATGACTTCATGCTCGAGAGCATGGTCATGAACACGAAGTTCTCTCCCGCTGGTGCAGCGCAATTCAATTACGATATGACGCGGAATTTATTCGCCCTGTTCGGCCAGTATACGCGTCGCCCAGAGCTACTCTTCAAGAG AATTCACGATGCGACCAAACTGCTGACGGCAGCGCGGGGCACGGCATTGCTGCTACTGGAGACGCTGCGCAGTAATCAATCGGTGGAGGAGAAGACGAAACcgctgaaggagctgcaggtGCTCAGCCTGGACAGTAGGCAGTGCATTGAGGTGCTGGAACGGAGGGTAgacattaaaatgttttaa